From the genome of Palaemon carinicauda isolate YSFRI2023 chromosome 36, ASM3689809v2, whole genome shotgun sequence:
aaggggatatttatatttgAGGAAACTCGTTCCAGAGAGATCTGGAAGCGAGAATCGTAgtcaaggggatatttatatttgAGGAAACTCGTTCCTGAGAGATCTGGAAGCGAGAATCGTAgtcaaggggatatttatatttggggaaactcgttcctgagagatctggaagcgagaatcgtagtcaaggggatatttatatttggggaaactcgttcctgagagatctggaagcgagaatcgtagtcaaggggatatttatatttgAGGAAACTCGTTCCAGAGAGATCTGGAAGCGAGAATCGTAgtcaaggggatatttatatttggggaaactcgttcctgagagatctggaagcgagaatcgtagtcaaggggatatttatatttggggaaactcgttccagagagatctggaagcgagaatcgtagtcaaggggatatttatatttggggaaactcgttccagagagatctggaagcgagaatcgtagtcaaggggatatttatatttggggaaactcgttccagagagatctggaagcgagaatcgtagtcaaggggatatttatatttggGGAAACTCATTCCTGAGAGATCATCTGGAAGCGAGAATCGTAgtcaaggggatatttatatttggggaaactcgttcctgagagatctggaagcgagaatcgtagtcaaggggatatttatatttggggaaactcgttccagagagatctggaagcgagaatcgtagtcaaggggatatttatatttggggaaactcgttccagagagatctggaagcgagaatcgtagtcaaggggatatttatatttggggaaactcgttccagagagatctggaagcgagaatcgtagtcaaggggatatttatatttgAGGAAACTCGTTCCAGAGAGATCTGGAAGCGAGAATCGTAGTCAAGAGGATATTTATATTTGGGGAAACTCGGTCCTGAGAGATCATCTGGAAGCGAGAATCGTAgtcaaggggatatttatatttggggaaactcgttccagagagatctggaagcgagaatcgtagtcaaggggatatttatatttggggaaactcgttccagagagatctggaagcgagaatcgtagtcaaggggatatttatatttggggaaactcgttccagagagatctggaagcgagaatcgtagtcaaggggatatttatatttgAGGAAACTCGTTCCAGAGAGATCTGGAAGCGAGAATCGTAGTCAAGAGGATATTTATATTTGGGGAAACTCGGTCCTGAGAGATCATCTGGAAGCGAGAATCGTAgtcaaggggatatttatatttggGGAAACTCATTCCTGAGAGATCATCTGGAAGCGAGAATCGTAgtcaaggggatatttatatttggGGAAACTCATTCCTGAGAGATCATCTGGAAGCGAGAATCGTAgtcaaggggatatttatatttggGGAAACTCATTCCTGAGAGATCATCTGGAAGCGAGAATCGTAgtcaaggggatatttatatttggGGAAACTCGTTCCAGAGAGATCTGGAAGCGAGAATCGTAGTCAAGAGGATATTTATATTAGGGGAAACTCATTCCTGAGAGATCATCTGGAAGCGAGAATCGTAgtcaaggggatatttatatttggGGAAACTCGTTCCAGAGAGATCTGGAAGCGAGAATCGTAGTCAAGAGGATATTTATATTAGGGGAAACTTGTTCCAGAGAATATTTAGAAATAGAGAAACCCCTATCCAGAAGGCATTTTCTTTATGGGAACACCTGTCTTGAAACAACCTGTGATAAAAACTGCCCTAATCTAGAGCATTTGTCACGGGGAGACCCTATTCTGGAGAGCTTTTATGTTGGAGGAGATAAGAGTATTTATTAACAATAAGGAACTCCATTTGAGAGAACTTTTAGGAATCATTATTGAGAAAGTGATTTTAGGAATGAGTAACTCAATAACTAGATAATTTCTTGGAAATGACAATAGGTCAAATGAATATAAACTAGTTTCACAACTTCGTGTGAAACTTTTAACATAGGCGTTGCTTACGAATTTAGTGAAGAGCataattaaggcaacacttcagcATTAGTCTGCTCTCAGAACTTTATTTTCAGACCTTATTTCTTATCTTTAATATCTTTAGTCCTGCAAGATAACTATTTAGacctttttttatgaaactatttTTGTTCATAGAAAACACTAAGTATTTAGTTAAACTTTATTAACATAATTACACGCAGAGAGAATTGGCACTTCTCATCCAATAAATAGTACCTAAGAATGAATAGTTTAAAGGATGAAGCGATATAATTAGTAATTTTTGGAATAGTAAAGTAGAATAAATAATCACGGAATCAGGAATAGAATACTTGAGGAAGCATTACAAGAAAAGCATGGGAGCTTAATTCACATAAAATCTTATCATCAGATAATGAAAATATCTGAATAGAAGATTGTTGGAACCTAGACCAGAATTAGTTACTTCCGTAAGTATAGTAACAGTCTGAAAGAACTGGAAATCTATCAAATGTGATGATTAATGTGTGTGTTAAATTTGCTGTTAATCAATTTTGTTGGACAATGCTTAAAGGATGAAAAATTCATATACTTTATAGTTAATTCGGTAATTGAAATTTGGATTAGTGACCTCCGTCAGTGCGTTCGTAAGGAAGAGCCACAGGTGTTGGGGGAGTGGGCAGGTGGTCGCCGACGGGCACGTACCCTTGGGCACCGGCGGAGAAGGTCAGGGCAATGGGGATGCCCTCGGGACCGGTGTAGCtgaaaagataaaggttaagattAGAAAATCGAAATTAGGAACAAGAGGAGCTATATTCCTTTCAGTCTTCACTGATGTTGAAGATGTTTTTTTCCAAGTAAAAAGGGTTTGGTTTTAAGTATGAAGTTTTTAAGTTTTCTCATTGTCGACTCCAAATCAGTTTAAATCCATTACAAAGGAGGAATGATTGAAAACTCTAGATTCTTTTAACTCATAAATATTGATTGAAGGATATTTCCAAAACGGCTTCTAACCCAAttctaaagaaatttttattttctcttaccTCCATCCTCCTTGTGACTCCTGTCCGTCATTCTGCCTTCCGGCCTCGTTCCTCTTAATTCCGTTTCCGGTCTCGAACTCGAAGGTGTACTCGCCGTAGGCGTTCTGGGTTCGGTCGTCCTTCAGGATCGGGATGGGCG
Proteins encoded in this window:
- the LOC137628250 gene encoding pupal cuticle protein Edg-78E-like; the protein is MMFACLVGVVVADTYKTPIPILKDDRTQNAYGEYTFEFETGNGIKRNEAGRQNDGQESQGGWSYTGPEGIPIALTFSAGAQGYVPVGDHLPTPPTPVALPYERTDGGH